In Fusobacterium hwasookii, a single window of DNA contains:
- a CDS encoding ABC transporter substrate-binding protein, producing MKKNIFFGKVLLSILLTFIFIACQKEENKEESIRTVSTVDIDSLNPYEVVSSNSDQILLNVFEGLVMPGVDGTVIPALAESYEVSEDGKTYTFAIRKGVKFHNGNDMDIKDVEFSLNYMFGKLGNNPTEALFENIEKIEVLDDSHIAIHLSEPDSSFIYYMKEAIVPDENKDHLSETAIGTGPYKIAEYQREQKLVLSKNEEYWGEKAKIPTVSILISPNSETNFLKLLSGEINFLSGIDSKRIPELDKYQILNSPSNLCLILSLNPKEKPFDDIEVRKAINLAIDKNKIIQLAMNGKGSPIYTNMSPVMSKFLWAAPEEKADPQKAKQILEEKKLLPMEFTLKVPNSSKIYLDTAQSIREQLKEVGITVNLEMIEWATWLSDVYTNRKYVASLAGLAGKMEPDAILRRYTSTYAKNFTNFNNTKYDALIEEAKRTSNEAKQVENYKEAQKILAEEQAAIFLMDPNTIIATEKGIEGFEFYPLPYLNFAKLYFKK from the coding sequence ATGAAAAAAAATATTTTTTTTGGAAAAGTATTACTATCTATTTTATTAACTTTTATTTTTATTGCTTGTCAAAAAGAAGAAAATAAAGAGGAAAGCATTAGAACAGTTTCAACAGTGGATATTGACAGTTTAAATCCCTATGAAGTTGTTTCTAGTAATTCTGATCAAATTCTTTTAAATGTCTTTGAAGGATTAGTTATGCCAGGAGTAGATGGAACAGTTATTCCTGCATTGGCAGAATCTTATGAAGTTTCAGAAGATGGTAAGACATACACATTTGCAATTAGAAAGGGAGTAAAATTTCACAATGGAAATGATATGGATATCAAGGATGTAGAATTCTCATTAAATTATATGTTTGGAAAGTTAGGTAACAATCCAACAGAAGCTCTATTTGAAAATATTGAAAAAATAGAAGTATTAGATGATTCACATATTGCAATTCATTTGTCTGAGCCAGACTCTAGTTTTATTTATTATATGAAAGAGGCAATAGTTCCTGATGAAAATAAAGATCATTTAAGTGAGACTGCAATAGGAACAGGACCATATAAAATTGCTGAATATCAGAGAGAACAAAAATTAGTTCTTAGTAAAAACGAAGAATACTGGGGAGAAAAAGCAAAAATTCCAACAGTTTCTATTTTAATAAGTCCAAATTCAGAAACAAATTTTCTTAAATTATTATCTGGAGAAATAAATTTCTTATCAGGTATTGATTCTAAGAGAATCCCTGAATTAGATAAATATCAAATTCTTAATTCACCTTCAAATCTATGTTTAATTTTATCATTAAACCCTAAGGAAAAACCTTTTGATGATATTGAAGTACGTAAAGCAATTAATCTTGCTATTGATAAGAATAAGATAATTCAATTAGCAATGAATGGTAAAGGAAGTCCTATTTATACAAATATGAGCCCTGTTATGTCAAAATTTTTATGGGCTGCACCAGAAGAAAAGGCAGATCCTCAAAAGGCTAAACAAATTTTAGAGGAAAAGAAATTATTACCTATGGAGTTTACTTTAAAAGTTCCAAATAGTTCTAAGATTTATTTGGATACTGCTCAATCTATTAGAGAACAATTAAAAGAAGTAGGAATTACAGTTAACCTAGAAATGATTGAATGGGCAACTTGGCTTTCTGATGTCTATACTAACAGAAAATATGTGGCAAGTTTAGCTGGTTTAGCTGGAAAAATGGAACCTGATGCTATTTTAAGAAGATATACTTCTACTTATGCAAAAAACTTTACAAATTTTAATAATACAAAATATGATGCTTTAATAGAAGAAGCTAAAAGAACTTCAAATGAAGCTAAACAAGTTGAAAACTATAAGGAAGCTCAGAAAATTTTAGCAGAAGAACAGGCAGCTATTTTCCTAATGGATCCAAATACAATTATTGCAACAGAAAAGGGAATAGAAGGATTTGAATTTTATCCATTGCCATATTTAAATTTTGCAAAACTATACTTTAAAAAATAA
- a CDS encoding enhanced serine sensitivity protein SseB, producing MINMNKITENERLKELLKKINEDNSPELDNEILEEIIMKTNFISYINSNELESTFGNINFNVLKTDDDKVYLPGFTDAEELSKWGIPENMNTITLNFDDYVEIILDNDIDGLAINPFGDYYIISKKGLENLKNMKKERLKVNEIRIEANSKLLISEPKHLPTMMMEAIKNCCDDLGNVNRAWILEMMTEKDKSWLLVLDFEGDKNYIFSKISQAARNYLGNMYLDMLPYEDDFARNSVQNHKTFYSKNK from the coding sequence ATGATTAATATGAATAAAATAACTGAAAATGAAAGATTAAAAGAATTATTAAAAAAAATAAATGAAGACAATAGTCCTGAATTGGATAATGAAATTTTAGAAGAAATTATTATGAAAACTAACTTTATAAGTTATATAAATTCAAATGAACTTGAATCAACTTTTGGAAATATAAATTTTAATGTACTAAAAACTGATGATGATAAAGTTTATCTTCCAGGTTTTACAGATGCTGAAGAATTATCTAAATGGGGTATTCCTGAAAATATGAATACAATTACATTAAATTTTGATGACTATGTAGAAATAATTTTAGATAATGATATAGATGGTTTAGCTATTAATCCTTTTGGTGATTATTATATAATTTCAAAAAAGGGATTAGAAAATTTAAAAAATATGAAAAAAGAGAGATTAAAAGTTAATGAAATTAGAATTGAAGCTAATTCAAAATTATTAATATCTGAACCTAAACATCTTCCAACTATGATGATGGAAGCTATCAAAAATTGTTGTGATGATTTAGGAAATGTAAATAGAGCTTGGATTTTGGAAATGATGACTGAAAAAGATAAAAGTTGGCTTTTAGTTTTAGATTTTGAAGGAGATAAAAACTATATTTTCTCAAAAATCAGTCAAGCTGCTAGAAATTATCTTGGAAATATGTATTTAGATATGTTACCTTACGAAGATGATTTTGCAAGAAATTCTGTACAAAATCATAAAACTTTTTACTCTAAAAATAAATAA